From a single Mycolicibacterium mengxianglii genomic region:
- a CDS encoding RNA polymerase sigma factor, with the protein MRETESLRDFLVRNATRLTHQRADAEDLVQETLLKAYTSFDSYREGTHLKVWLLRIMSNTWIDKYRWTQRRPAEQLRPDLTDTRLTADESHPSIRGGVQSAESQVLEALLSDAELALLKLPDGLREIVYYACIADYRNTEIAALLNIPVGTVGSRLHRGKALLRDALTDINDATRQPAR; encoded by the coding sequence GTGCGCGAAACCGAGTCGCTACGCGATTTCCTGGTCCGGAACGCCACCCGGTTGACCCACCAACGCGCAGACGCCGAAGACCTCGTGCAAGAAACCCTGCTCAAGGCTTATACATCGTTCGACAGCTACCGGGAAGGAACCCACCTCAAGGTCTGGCTGTTACGGATCATGTCCAATACCTGGATAGATAAGTATCGGTGGACACAACGCCGCCCCGCAGAGCAACTCCGCCCCGACCTCACCGACACGCGATTGACCGCCGATGAATCCCACCCGAGCATCCGTGGCGGCGTACAGTCCGCCGAAAGTCAAGTGCTGGAGGCACTTCTGAGCGACGCCGAACTGGCCCTGCTGAAGCTTCCTGATGGGCTACGCGAAATCGTGTACTACGCTTGCATCGCCGACTATCGCAATACCGAAATAGCCGCGCTGTTGAACATTCCGGTGGGTACCGTGGGCTCGCGCTTGCACCGCGGCAAAGCCTTACTGCGCGACGCCCTGACCGATATCAACGACGCCACGCGTCAACCGGCTCGATGA
- a CDS encoding class I SAM-dependent methyltransferase — MRAHLGKPTDEAWNTTFGSDSLYEAWTQLPFVHDIYAHNRAVIAGTLQERTDWHVVEVGGGNGALWDGLLDALAPGTFTLIDPNPNAHDVVGRRLPATVDFRPVIADVKDATIPDADVIVCSLTLHHHPGRDAAQRAEFGMKGDGKLEIAQRFVEALRPRNGIGILNEADCYNEIDLGPGDEVLVDHFLDVYVRRTARAVARAIDDAPPDSTLRRRWEAILRQWCLDQIDYAYAPRKARDVYELDAASWLRLLRSAGATHTEHRYSDQWNLFVQYLFR; from the coding sequence TTGCGGGCACACCTCGGCAAACCCACCGACGAAGCCTGGAACACCACCTTCGGTTCCGACAGTCTGTACGAGGCGTGGACGCAACTGCCCTTTGTCCACGACATCTACGCGCACAACCGCGCCGTCATCGCCGGCACCTTGCAAGAACGCACCGACTGGCACGTGGTGGAGGTCGGCGGCGGCAACGGTGCGTTGTGGGATGGGCTACTCGACGCACTGGCTCCGGGGACTTTCACGCTCATCGACCCGAACCCCAACGCGCACGACGTGGTGGGCCGACGCCTACCGGCCACTGTCGACTTCCGACCAGTCATCGCGGACGTGAAGGACGCGACGATCCCCGATGCCGATGTCATCGTGTGCAGCCTGACCCTGCATCATCACCCCGGAAGAGATGCTGCCCAGCGGGCTGAGTTCGGGATGAAGGGTGACGGCAAGCTCGAGATCGCACAGCGATTCGTCGAAGCGCTGCGACCACGCAACGGTATCGGGATCCTCAACGAAGCCGACTGCTACAACGAGATCGACTTGGGACCCGGCGACGAGGTCCTCGTCGACCACTTTCTCGATGTCTACGTGCGCCGCACAGCGCGGGCAGTCGCCCGCGCCATCGACGACGCCCCGCCGGACTCGACGTTGCGCCGCCGCTGGGAGGCAATCCTTCGGCAGTGGTGCCTGGACCAGATCGACTACGCCTACGCGCCTCGCAAGGCACGCGACGTCTACGAACTCGACGCGGCCAGCTGGCTCCGCCTGTTACGCTCCGCCGGCGCGACCCACACCGAGCATCGCTATTCCGATCAATGGAATCTGTTCGTACAGTATCTGTTTCGTTGA